A region of the Sodalis ligni genome:
ACGGCGGGCTGTCCCTTTACCGGGGAAATTTTCACCGGGGCAGAGGGTAGGGCCTGATTGATCCGTTGTACAATGCCACGCATAATTTGTGCCATGCGCTGACCCGTGGCCTCCCCGGTTTTTTGCTCCGAGGCTAATCGTAAGTGTCTGTACAGAGGATGAAGAGGAATCTGCATAATTATCCCAGGGTTGAAATATTAAAATAGATACTGTCATTACCCCGGATAATAAGGCATGTTTGTTTTATTGACTATTTAACATATAGAATATAAGCGTTTTATGTATCTTCCAGATAGCGGAAACGCTGATAATGAGATATGAAGAGGGAATTGGCGATCTTGGTTAACTACGGGTTGAATAAGCTATTTTATTTGAAATAATCAGGAAGTGAAATGCCGATGCTTAAACTTAACAATGTTCATCATATCGCCATTATCGCGGCGGATTATGAGGTGAGTAAGCGTTTTTATTGCGATGTTTTGGGCTTCCAACTGCAAAGCGAGACGTACCGCGCCGAGCGTGCTTCTTGGAAAGGCGATCTGGCGCTGAACGGCGTTTATCTCATCGAGCTGTTCTCTTTTCCAGACGCGCCCGACCGCCTCAGCCGCCCCGAAGCCCTGGGATTGCGTCATTTGGCGTTCAGCGTCGACAATCTGGCGGATGCCGTGACGTCGCTGACAAACGCGGGCGTGGAGGTGGAGCCCATCCGCCGGGATGCCCTGACGGAAAAACAGTTTACCTTTTTCAGCGATCCCGATGGATTGCCGCTGGAACTCTATGAAGCCTGAGCACTCGACCCGGTTCGCCGCCGTTCATGGTTCCGTTGCGGCCGATGATGGACTCGTACCGGCCGATGATGGACTCGTACCGGCCGATAATGGACTCGTACCGGCCGATGATGACTCCGCTCCGGCCGATGATGAACGCTCCAGCGGCCCTTCGGTTTGTGACCCCGCCGTGACGCTTTTCGGGCATCTTGCCGAAACGCTGGGGTCTCGCAGAAAGCTGCTGGTGGCCTTTAGCGGAGGTTTGGACTCCACCGTATTATTGGATGCCCTGGTCTTTCTGCGGCAGCGGCAATGGCCTGATTTAACGATTCGCGCAGTCTATATTCATCACGGCCTGAGCGTTCACGCCGATGACTGGGCCGCCCATTGCCTTGCCCAGTGCCATAGCCGCGACGTGGGGTTTCAATCCATACCGGTGCTGGTCAACCCCGCATCGGCCGGCCTGGAAGGGGCGGCGCGCGAAGCGCGCTATCTGGCGCTGCAGCAGGCGCTGCTACCTGGAGAGACACTGGTTACCGCCCAGCATCTGGATGACCAAAGCGAGACCTTCCTGTTGGCGTTAAAACGGGGCAGCGGTCCGACGGGACTGTCGGCTATGGCGGCTTCCACGCCCTTTCACGGCCATGAGCTTTTGCGGCCCCTGCTGGACTGGAGCCGGGGACAGTTGCAGGAATACGCTTTACAGCGTGAGCTGCGCTGGATTGAAGACGACAGCAACCGAGACGAGCGCTTCGACAGGAATTTTCTTCGCCGGCAAATCCTGCCCCTGCTGACCCGGCGCTGGCCGCATTTCACTCAGGCGGTGGCGCGCAGCGCCCGCCTTTGCGCCGAACAGGAAGCTTTGCTGGATGAATTGCTGCAGGAAACCCTGGGCCTGTTGACGTCCCCCGACGGTTCGCTTGACCTGGCGCCCATGATGGCCATGAGTGCTTCCCGGCGGGGGGCGCTATTGCGCCGCTGGCTGGCCGGCGCCGGGGCGCGGATGCCTGCCAAGGACCAGTTGGAGCGCCTTTGGACCGAGGTGGCGCTAAGCCGGTC
Encoded here:
- a CDS encoding VOC family protein, which gives rise to MLKLNNVHHIAIIAADYEVSKRFYCDVLGFQLQSETYRAERASWKGDLALNGVYLIELFSFPDAPDRLSRPEALGLRHLAFSVDNLADAVTSLTNAGVEVEPIRRDALTEKQFTFFSDPDGLPLELYEA
- the tilS gene encoding tRNA lysidine(34) synthetase TilS, yielding MKPEHSTRFAAVHGSVAADDGLVPADDGLVPADNGLVPADDDSAPADDERSSGPSVCDPAVTLFGHLAETLGSRRKLLVAFSGGLDSTVLLDALVFLRQRQWPDLTIRAVYIHHGLSVHADDWAAHCLAQCHSRDVGFQSIPVLVNPASAGLEGAAREARYLALQQALLPGETLVTAQHLDDQSETFLLALKRGSGPTGLSAMAASTPFHGHELLRPLLDWSRGQLQEYALQRELRWIEDDSNRDERFDRNFLRRQILPLLTRRWPHFTQAVARSARLCAEQEALLDELLQETLGLLTSPDGSLDLAPMMAMSASRRGALLRRWLAGAGARMPAKDQLERLWTEVALSRSDAEPRFQLADRQVRRFRQRLYILPLWPSLKELIIPWTETSRPLTLPNGLGCLQRAPSGAAVRAAGEDEKITVRFAAAGTLHIVGRRHGRQIKKLWQELGIAPWLRERTPMLFYNEVLIAAPGIFTTREGQAQDDKRVWHIEWLGDKNGNGQ